The Epilithonimonas zeae genome contains a region encoding:
- a CDS encoding S8 family peptidase, with amino-acid sequence MKRILFSISFIFSFYFSNAQDLKLKNEFTQQRLNNENKLDSYFSKSTAKYSQKERDSLKKNLAGFAAGQIPVFYSIEETSANATANVDELQAGTVSGITSPLTGNGIKLTVFDAGLILSTHEQFATGRAINKEATTEAQHFHGTNVNSILIGNGIETGNFTQSSVSYPKANAKGILPQGTIDNYMFGATALGNNYEKLASLPNLNISNHSYGTNYGWNKPNTSNTYYWYGNYDLNHTDTYAGAYGDNDYNFDKIVYSQPQQIIVKSTGNYYNIGPNASSVKYRYNFATSSWVTFGANDEVPPANCSQGNNCIYFGSLAKNIITVGAVNQLTTANHKYTQASDVVKGSFSSAGPRKDGAVKPDLSAVGVDMIMANYTTANPNATNLYVVNFGTSYAAPMVSGIAGALTQIERNISGNSSFIFNVDEMKALLTHTANEAGRPGPDVWYGWGLVDAKKAAQVLVNRLDEDAYLEKQTLTSGQPFTKQIKATGTEPLKVSISWVDPAITPFTSDTDLQNNHTSRIVNDLDLRVVEVGSGTIYYPWRLDINDPNANATKGDNTVDNVEQIVIDNPTTNGIYRIEVNNKNSIVNQEGNAATQNFALIATGTKKITLAANDSSKEEVKIYPAKTKDIINVSVPNDIERIALFDMNGKLIFENTKTSKFQVISLNKFTSGVYIITVKTKSGIVSKKIIKE; translated from the coding sequence ATGAAAAGAATTTTATTCAGTATAAGTTTTATATTTTCATTTTATTTTTCTAATGCTCAGGATCTTAAACTGAAGAATGAGTTCACTCAGCAAAGATTAAATAATGAAAATAAATTAGATTCTTATTTCTCAAAATCCACTGCAAAATATTCTCAAAAAGAAAGAGACAGCCTTAAGAAAAATCTTGCAGGTTTTGCTGCAGGCCAGATTCCTGTTTTTTATTCAATTGAAGAAACCAGTGCCAATGCGACTGCAAATGTCGATGAATTACAGGCTGGAACAGTTTCCGGAATTACATCTCCTTTGACGGGAAACGGAATCAAATTGACTGTTTTTGACGCTGGTCTTATTTTAAGTACGCACGAACAGTTTGCTACCGGAAGAGCTATTAATAAAGAAGCTACAACTGAAGCTCAGCATTTTCATGGAACCAATGTCAATAGTATTTTGATTGGGAATGGTATAGAAACAGGTAATTTTACACAATCCAGCGTTTCTTATCCAAAAGCTAATGCAAAGGGGATTTTGCCACAAGGAACTATTGATAATTATATGTTTGGAGCGACGGCTTTGGGCAATAATTATGAAAAATTGGCTAGTTTACCCAATCTTAATATTTCCAACCATTCCTATGGAACCAATTACGGTTGGAATAAACCAAACACTTCCAATACTTATTACTGGTACGGAAATTACGATTTGAACCATACAGATACTTATGCTGGTGCTTACGGAGATAACGATTATAACTTTGATAAAATTGTCTATTCTCAACCGCAACAGATTATTGTCAAATCAACTGGAAACTATTATAATATTGGACCTAATGCGTCGTCTGTAAAATACAGGTATAATTTTGCAACTAGCAGTTGGGTTACTTTTGGGGCTAATGATGAGGTGCCACCAGCTAACTGTAGTCAGGGAAATAATTGTATTTACTTTGGTTCCTTGGCAAAGAATATTATTACAGTTGGGGCAGTTAATCAATTAACGACAGCTAATCATAAATATACTCAGGCAAGTGATGTTGTAAAGGGAAGTTTCAGTAGTGCTGGTCCAAGAAAAGACGGAGCGGTAAAACCAGATCTTTCGGCGGTTGGAGTAGATATGATTATGGCCAATTATACTACTGCAAATCCAAATGCAACTAATCTTTATGTTGTAAATTTTGGAACTTCTTATGCTGCTCCAATGGTTTCCGGAATTGCTGGTGCACTGACTCAAATCGAAAGAAATATTTCTGGAAACAGCAGTTTTATTTTCAATGTTGATGAGATGAAAGCGTTGTTGACCCATACAGCGAATGAAGCGGGAAGACCGGGACCAGATGTTTGGTACGGTTGGGGTTTGGTAGATGCAAAGAAAGCAGCTCAGGTTTTAGTTAATAGACTGGATGAAGATGCTTATTTAGAAAAACAAACTTTGACATCAGGGCAACCTTTCACAAAACAAATCAAAGCAACTGGAACAGAACCTTTGAAGGTGAGTATCTCTTGGGTTGATCCTGCTATCACGCCATTTACAAGTGATACAGATCTTCAAAATAATCATACTTCCAGGATTGTGAATGATCTTGATCTTAGGGTAGTGGAAGTTGGCTCTGGTACAATCTATTATCCTTGGAGACTTGATATTAATGATCCTAATGCCAATGCTACAAAAGGCGATAATACAGTAGATAATGTAGAACAAATTGTGATTGATAATCCAACAACAAATGGAATCTACAGAATTGAGGTTAATAATAAAAACTCTATTGTGAATCAAGAAGGAAATGCAGCAACTCAAAATTTTGCTTTGATAGCTACTGGAACTAAGAAAATAACTTTAGCAGCCAATGATTCAAGTAAAGAAGAAGTTAAAATTTATCCTGCAAAAACAAAAGATATAATCAATGTCAGTGTGCCAAATGATATCGAGAGAATTGCTCTTTTTGATATGAATGGGAAACTGATTTTTGAAAATACAAAGACTTCAAAATTTCAAGTTATCAGTCTTAATAAGTTTACAAGCGGTGTTTACATCATTACTGTGAAAACAAAATCTGGAATTGTATCTAAGAAAATTATCAAAGAATAA
- the fabF gene encoding beta-ketoacyl-ACP synthase II, giving the protein MELKRVVVTGFGAITPIGNNAKEYWENLKKGESGAAPITLFDSTNFKTKFASEVKNYDPLNYFDKKEAKKMDRNSQFGQIAAREAIAHSRLIEDNVNKDRVGVIWGSGIGGLETFETEVLGFAESNGIPRFNPFFIPKMIADITPGNISIEYGFHGPNYTTVSACASSANALIDAKMLINLGKADVIVCGGSEAAVTASGMGGFNAMHALSTRNDDPKTASRPFDKDRDGFVLGEGAGCIILEEYEHAKQRGAKIYAELAGGGMSADAHHMTAPHPEGLGAYLVMKNCLEDAGVTADEVDHINMHGTSTPLGDIAESNAIAKLFGEHAFDIQINSTKSMTGHLLGAAGVIEAIAALHTIIHGIVPPTINHFTDDEKIDSRLNFTFNTAVEKDVNIAMSNTFGFGGHNACVLFKKI; this is encoded by the coding sequence ATGGAATTAAAAAGAGTAGTTGTAACCGGCTTTGGCGCTATTACACCAATCGGAAATAATGCGAAAGAATACTGGGAAAACCTAAAAAAGGGAGAGAGCGGCGCTGCTCCTATTACTCTTTTTGATTCCACTAATTTCAAAACTAAGTTTGCAAGCGAAGTAAAAAACTACGATCCTCTTAACTATTTCGATAAGAAAGAGGCAAAAAAAATGGATAGAAACTCTCAGTTCGGACAAATTGCCGCTAGAGAAGCTATCGCTCACAGCAGACTTATAGAAGATAATGTTAACAAAGATCGTGTAGGTGTAATCTGGGGATCTGGAATTGGCGGACTGGAAACTTTTGAAACAGAAGTTTTAGGTTTTGCTGAGTCCAATGGTATTCCAAGATTCAATCCTTTCTTTATTCCAAAAATGATTGCAGATATCACACCAGGTAATATCTCTATCGAATATGGTTTCCACGGTCCAAACTACACAACAGTTTCAGCTTGTGCATCATCTGCCAATGCTTTGATTGATGCTAAAATGCTTATCAACCTTGGTAAAGCAGATGTAATCGTTTGCGGAGGATCAGAAGCTGCTGTTACAGCAAGCGGTATGGGAGGCTTCAACGCGATGCACGCCCTTTCTACAAGAAACGATGATCCAAAAACAGCTTCAAGACCTTTTGACAAAGACAGAGATGGATTTGTATTAGGAGAAGGCGCTGGATGTATCATTCTTGAAGAATATGAGCACGCAAAACAAAGAGGAGCAAAAATCTATGCAGAATTAGCTGGTGGCGGAATGAGTGCTGATGCACATCATATGACCGCACCACATCCTGAAGGATTAGGCGCTTATCTGGTAATGAAAAATTGTTTGGAAGATGCTGGTGTAACTGCTGACGAAGTAGATCATATCAATATGCACGGTACATCTACTCCATTAGGAGATATCGCAGAATCCAATGCCATTGCAAAATTATTCGGAGAGCACGCTTTTGATATTCAGATCAATTCTACAAAATCAATGACTGGTCACCTATTGGGTGCCGCTGGTGTTATAGAAGCTATTGCTGCTTTACACACTATTATTCACGGTATTGTTCCGCCTACAATCAATCATTTTACTGACGATGAAAAAATCGACAGCAGACTTAACTTCACATTCAACACTGCTGTTGAGAAAGATGTTAACATTGCTATGAGTAATACTTTTGGTTTTGGAGGTCACAATGCTTGTGTTCTTTTCAAAAAAATATAA
- a CDS encoding IPExxxVDY family protein has translation MKVKKQFLKLEEDHTEIVIGLIRLVKTIPEHELFFLLNKTNDFNFKRIDDIYIKGEYFDHQFSRYQAYDRYSKNCYSFISNKSILSIEKKVQNQLFSDESNIKFLLNLHQDVDYILTNSDMFADFSLILLPENFVFQIQEYSLSSEEELYQLIQYYE, from the coding sequence TTGAAGGTCAAAAAACAATTTCTTAAGCTAGAAGAAGATCACACGGAGATCGTCATAGGATTGATTCGACTTGTAAAAACAATCCCAGAGCACGAATTGTTTTTTTTACTCAATAAGACCAATGATTTTAATTTCAAAAGAATTGATGATATATACATCAAAGGTGAATATTTTGATCATCAATTTTCTCGTTATCAAGCTTATGACAGATATTCAAAAAACTGTTACAGCTTTATTTCCAACAAATCGATTTTATCTATAGAAAAAAAAGTTCAAAATCAACTTTTTTCAGATGAATCAAATATTAAATTTTTACTAAATCTACACCAAGATGTAGATTACATCCTTACAAATTCCGATATGTTTGCGGATTTTTCATTAATTTTGCTCCCGGAAAATTTCGTATTTCAAATTCAGGAATATTCACTGAGTTCTGAAGAAGAACTTTATCAATTAATTCAATATTATGAATAA
- the folE gene encoding GTP cyclohydrolase I FolE: MEHFPDNDDDLFTGKDHTPLRKDAFDLKPEEKVEKIEGLFAEIMETLGLDMEDDSLKDSPKRVAKMYVNEIFGGLLPENKPGVSTFKNQYKYRQMLVEKDITVYSFCEHHFLPIIGKAHVAYISNGEVIGLSKINRIVDYYAKRPQVQERLTMQIVDALKEALGTNNVACIIDAKHLCVNCRGIKDTASSTITAELSGIFRTNPITRQEFLHYVGSHAKFD, translated from the coding sequence ATGGAACATTTTCCTGATAATGACGATGATCTGTTCACGGGCAAAGATCATACACCTCTCAGAAAGGACGCTTTTGATTTGAAACCTGAAGAGAAAGTTGAGAAAATAGAAGGACTTTTTGCGGAAATCATGGAGACTTTGGGTCTTGATATGGAAGATGATTCTTTGAAAGATTCTCCTAAGCGTGTTGCGAAGATGTATGTAAACGAGATTTTTGGTGGTCTTCTTCCGGAAAATAAACCTGGAGTTTCGACCTTTAAAAATCAGTATAAGTACCGCCAAATGTTGGTAGAGAAAGATATTACGGTTTATTCTTTCTGTGAACACCACTTTTTGCCAATTATTGGGAAAGCACACGTTGCTTATATCTCTAATGGTGAAGTAATAGGATTGTCGAAAATCAATAGAATTGTGGATTATTATGCAAAACGTCCTCAGGTTCAGGAACGATTGACAATGCAAATTGTGGATGCTTTAAAAGAAGCTTTAGGAACAAATAATGTCGCTTGTATCATAGATGCAAAACATCTTTGTGTGAATTGCAGAGGAATTAAAGATACGGCTAGCTCTACGATTACTGCGGAATTGAGCGGGATTTTCAGAACCAATCCAATTACTAGACAAGAATTCTTGCATTATGTAGGAAGTCACGCAAAGTTTGATTAA
- the pyk gene encoding pyruvate kinase has product MNKNLKKTKIIATLGPATSSKETMIQMIQAGVDVFRINFSHADYELVKRNVEIIREINKEYGYSVSILGDLQGPKLRVGVVKEGSFLNPGDVLTFTNEKMEGDATKVYMTYEKFPQDVKVGERILIDDGKLVFEVIETNNLDTVRAKTIQGGPLSSKKGVNLPNTNVSLPALTEKDIEDANFMLDLELDWIALSFVRHAQDIIDLKELMAKHPTNKTKTPIIAKIEKPEGVKNIDEILMECDCLMVARGDLGVEVPMEQVPVIQKNLVNKARLYAKPVIIATQMMETMITSLTPTRAEVNDVANSVLDGADAVMLSGETSVGKYPVDVVRNMAKIVKNIEKTALYSKLNHVIEEKINCVDERFITDKVCRSAVDIAKSTGSEAIVTLTSSGYTAFQISAHRPSSHIIVFSNNKRVITMLNLLWGVRAFYYDMQKSTDETVIQVNMLTHNYGFVEQGDFVVNLNAMPVHNGGKTNTLRLSTI; this is encoded by the coding sequence ATGAATAAAAACCTAAAAAAAACAAAAATCATTGCAACACTAGGCCCTGCTACTTCTAGCAAGGAGACGATGATACAGATGATACAAGCTGGTGTTGATGTATTTAGAATTAATTTTTCTCACGCCGATTACGAATTGGTGAAAAGAAATGTTGAGATAATTCGTGAAATCAATAAAGAATATGGCTACTCAGTCTCTATTTTAGGAGATTTGCAAGGTCCAAAATTAAGAGTTGGTGTAGTAAAAGAAGGTTCTTTCCTTAACCCGGGAGACGTTCTTACTTTCACAAACGAAAAGATGGAGGGCGATGCGACTAAAGTTTATATGACTTATGAGAAGTTCCCTCAGGATGTAAAAGTTGGGGAAAGAATCTTGATTGATGATGGAAAATTGGTTTTTGAAGTTATTGAAACTAATAATTTAGATACAGTAAGAGCTAAAACAATCCAAGGTGGACCATTGAGTTCTAAAAAAGGCGTTAACCTTCCTAATACCAATGTTTCTCTTCCTGCTTTGACAGAAAAAGATATCGAGGATGCTAACTTTATGTTGGATCTTGAGCTTGATTGGATCGCTTTGTCATTCGTGCGTCATGCACAGGATATCATCGATTTGAAAGAATTGATGGCAAAACATCCAACCAACAAAACGAAAACACCAATCATTGCTAAAATCGAAAAGCCAGAAGGTGTGAAAAACATCGATGAAATTTTGATGGAATGTGACTGTCTAATGGTTGCAAGAGGAGATCTAGGTGTTGAAGTTCCAATGGAGCAAGTTCCTGTTATCCAGAAAAACTTGGTAAATAAAGCTAGACTTTATGCTAAGCCGGTTATCATTGCTACCCAAATGATGGAAACAATGATTACTAGTTTGACACCAACAAGAGCGGAAGTCAATGACGTTGCTAACTCTGTACTTGACGGAGCTGATGCAGTAATGCTTTCCGGAGAAACTTCTGTTGGAAAATACCCTGTAGATGTGGTTAGAAATATGGCTAAAATCGTTAAGAATATCGAAAAGACAGCTTTATATTCAAAACTAAACCACGTTATCGAAGAAAAAATCAACTGTGTAGATGAGCGTTTTATCACTGATAAAGTTTGTCGTTCTGCTGTAGATATTGCAAAATCAACAGGATCTGAAGCTATTGTAACTTTAACAAGTTCTGGTTATACTGCATTCCAAATCTCTGCACACAGACCTTCTTCTCACATCATCGTTTTCAGTAACAACAAACGTGTGATTACGATGTTGAACCTTCTTTGGGGCGTTAGAGCTTTCTATTATGATATGCAAAAATCAACTGACGAGACTGTAATCCAAGTGAATATGCTGACGCACAATTACGGATTTGTAGAGCAAGGCGATTTTGTTGTGAATCTAAATGCAATGCCAGTTCATAACGGCGGAAAAACCAATACATTGAGATTATCTACAATCTAA
- the rnc gene encoding ribonuclease III has protein sequence MELKSYFSKLLPKNRAQKLSEKDILFRKKISEIVGYNIHNLEIFKEAFSLKSSSKSTNKKNYERLEFLGDSVLGTIISCHLFQAYPNENEGFLTQMKSKIVNRKNLNKLGEDLKLSSLLQADTSQTILSENISGNLLEALIGAIYLDIDYEFCKKIVLDRILTPSTINKLENKIISYKGLLLEWSQKKKVPIKYETCEEFQPNKVTVFRCHVWLHNEKIANAVESSKKKAEEKAAQRAFYVLSKKENIIEGQKTIS, from the coding sequence ATGGAGTTGAAAAGTTATTTTTCAAAATTACTTCCAAAAAACAGAGCACAAAAACTTTCGGAAAAAGATATTCTTTTTCGCAAAAAAATTTCTGAAATTGTTGGATACAACATTCATAATTTAGAAATCTTTAAAGAGGCATTTTCTTTAAAATCTTCTTCAAAAAGTACGAATAAAAAAAATTACGAACGTCTAGAGTTTTTAGGGGATTCTGTTTTAGGAACCATTATTTCTTGTCATCTTTTTCAGGCTTATCCTAATGAAAATGAAGGATTTCTCACGCAGATGAAGTCCAAAATTGTTAACAGGAAAAATCTTAACAAACTTGGAGAAGATCTGAAATTAAGTTCGTTATTGCAAGCAGATACAAGCCAAACGATTCTGAGCGAAAACATTTCCGGAAATCTTTTGGAGGCTTTGATTGGCGCTATTTATCTGGATATTGATTATGAATTTTGCAAGAAAATTGTTTTAGACAGGATTCTTACGCCTTCCACAATCAATAAATTGGAAAATAAAATCATCAGCTACAAAGGACTGCTATTGGAATGGAGCCAGAAGAAAAAAGTTCCGATCAAGTATGAGACTTGCGAAGAATTCCAACCTAATAAAGTGACCGTTTTCCGCTGTCACGTTTGGTTGCACAACGAAAAGATAGCGAATGCCGTAGAAAGTTCTAAAAAGAAAGCCGAGGAAAAAGCAGCACAACGAGCTTTTTATGTTTTGAGTAAAAAAGAGAATATTATTGAAGGTCAAAAAACAATTTCTTAA
- a CDS encoding acyl carrier protein: MSDIASRVKAIIADKLDVEETEVTPEASFTNDLGADSLDTVELIMEFEKEFNIQIPDDQAEKITTVGHAIAYIEEVVNK; this comes from the coding sequence ATGTCAGACATTGCATCAAGAGTAAAAGCTATCATCGCTGATAAGCTTGACGTTGAAGAAACAGAAGTAACTCCAGAAGCTAGCTTCACTAATGATTTAGGAGCTGATTCTTTGGATACTGTAGAGCTTATCATGGAGTTCGAAAAAGAATTCAACATTCAAATCCCTGATGACCAAGCAGAAAAAATTACAACTGTAGGTCACGCTATTGCTTACATCGAAGAAGTTGTAAATAAATAA
- a CDS encoding DinB family protein — translation MDYQVLRDMVENQIEKFNSISENQWNEKLSDEKWSKKEILGHLCDSALTNMRRFVVTQYKENENIVYDQNFWVKAQNYQNTTILDIVYLWKYLNLQIVNVVENIPDELLDNVCDTTKLEKQSFTLRFIIDEYISHMNHHLKVINNDKI, via the coding sequence ATGGATTATCAAGTTCTTCGAGATATGGTCGAAAATCAGATTGAAAAATTTAATTCGATTTCAGAAAATCAATGGAATGAAAAATTATCTGATGAAAAATGGTCCAAAAAAGAAATATTAGGTCATCTGTGTGATAGTGCTCTTACTAATATGAGAAGGTTTGTTGTGACTCAATATAAAGAGAATGAAAATATTGTATATGACCAGAATTTTTGGGTAAAGGCTCAGAATTATCAGAATACCACGATTTTAGACATCGTATATTTGTGGAAATATTTGAACCTTCAGATTGTAAATGTGGTGGAAAATATTCCTGATGAATTGTTGGACAATGTTTGCGATACAACGAAATTAGAAAAACAATCTTTCACTTTAAGATTTATTATTGATGAATATATTAGTCATATGAATCATCACTTAAAAGTTATTAATAATGATAAAATTTAA